From a region of the Cyprinus carpio isolate SPL01 chromosome B21, ASM1834038v1, whole genome shotgun sequence genome:
- the LOC109061407 gene encoding lys-63-specific deubiquitinase BRCC36, protein MAVSAVHLESDAFLVCMNHALSTEKEEVMGLCIGEVDTDRIVHIHSVIILRRSDKRKDRVEISPEQLSAASTEAERLAEMTGRPMRVVGWYHSHPHITVWPSHVDVRTQAMYQMMDQGFVGLIFSCFIEDKNTKTGRVLYTCFQSVQAQKGSEYERIEIPIHVVPHEAIGKVCLESAVELPRILCQEEQDTYRRIHSLTHLDPITKIHNGSVFTKNLCSQMSAISGPLLQWLEDRLEQNKQSIIKLQKEKEQLTQELASL, encoded by the exons ATGGCAGTGAGCGCGGTACATTTAGAGTCAGACGCATTTCTAGTCTGTATGAATCACGCTCTGAGCACGGAGAAAGAGGAAGTAATGGGGCTCTGCATCGGCGAG GTGGACACAGACCGCATCGTGCACATTCATTCTGTCATAATCCTGCGTCGATCAGACAAGAGGAAAGACAGAGTGGAGATTTCACCAGAGCAGCTGTCAGCAGCGTCCACCGAAGCGGAG AGGTTGGCTGAGATGACAGGACGTCCCATGAGGGTTGTGGGCTGGTACCACTCTCATCCACACATCACTGTGTGGCCATCACATGTTg ATGTTAGGACTCAAGCAATGTATCAGATGATGGATCAGGGTTTTGTTGGACTCATCTTCTCATGCTTTATAGAAGATAAAAACACAAAG ACTGGTAGAGTCCTGTACACCTGTTTCCAGTCAGTACAAGCCCAGAAAGGCTCAGA GTATGAGCGGATTGAGATCCCCATCCATGTAGTCCCACATGAAGCCATCGGGAAAGTGTGTCTGGAGTCTGCCGTGGAGCTGCCCAGAATCCTCTGTCAAGAAGAACAGGATACATACAGAAGGATTCACAG TTTAACTCATCTGGATCCAATCACAAAGATACATAATGGATCAG TGTTCACTAAAAACCTGTGCAGTCAGATGTCGGCCATTAGCGGCCCGCTGCTGCAGTGGCTGGAAGATCGACTGgaacagaacaaacaaagtatCATCAAACtccagaaagagaaagagcaacTGACACAAGAACTGGCTTCATTATAA
- the LOC109061408 gene encoding FUN14 domain-containing protein 1-like, with product MSEKDTETFDVIELAEHVKKQQWWNKMFGKNNSGPAAEKYSVAKQLAIGGVSGWCAGYLFQKVGKLAASAVGGGFFLLQIAHHTGYIQIDWKRVEQDVNKAKKQLKLSSDKPPKEVRTKFNEVQVFVKNNIVLTGGFAGGFLLGLAS from the exons ATGTCCGAGAAGG ACACCGAAACCTTTGATGTGATAGAACTGGCAGAGCATGTCAAGAAACAACAGTGGTGGAACAAAATGTTTGGCAAAAATAACTCCGGACCCGCTGCTGAGAAGTACTCTGTTGCAAAACAGCTGGCCATTGGAGGAGTGAGCGGATG GTGTGCAGGGTACTTGTTTCAGAAGGTTGGGAAGCTGGCAGCATCGGCTGTAGGAGGCGGCTTCTTCTTGCTCCAG ATTGCTCATCACACGGGCTACATTCAAATAGACTGGAAAAGAGTCGAACAAGACGTGAACAAGGCAAAGAAGCAGCTGAAGCTGAGTTCAGACAAGCCTCCTAAAGAAGTGAGAACGAAATTTAATGAG GTGCAAGTATTTGTCAAGAACAACATTGTTCTCACCGGAGGTTTCGCTGGTGGATTTCTGCTTGGTCTGGCTTCATAG